A genomic window from Pseudocitrobacter corydidari includes:
- the bacA gene encoding undecaprenyl-diphosphate phosphatase: protein MSDMHSLLVAAILGVVEGLTEFLPVSSTGHMIIVGHLLGFEGETAKTFEVVIQLGSILAVVVMFWRRLFSLIGIHFGRPVHEGEGKGRLSLIHILLGMIPAVVLGLVFHDTIKSLFNPVNVMYALVVGGFLLIAAECLKPKQPRAVGVDDMTYRQAFMIGCFQCLALWPGFSRSGATISGGMLMGVSRYAASEFSFLLAVPMMMGATALDLYKSWHFLTLADLPMFAVGFVMAFVVALIAIKTFLQLIKRISFIPFAIYRFIVAAAVYVVFF from the coding sequence ATGAGCGATATGCACTCGCTGCTGGTTGCGGCTATTCTGGGTGTTGTCGAAGGATTGACGGAGTTTCTGCCTGTCTCCAGCACCGGCCACATGATTATTGTGGGGCATTTGCTGGGTTTTGAAGGTGAAACGGCGAAAACGTTTGAAGTGGTGATTCAGCTCGGTTCGATTCTGGCCGTGGTGGTGATGTTCTGGCGCCGTCTGTTTAGCCTGATCGGCATCCATTTTGGCCGACCGGTTCATGAAGGTGAAGGAAAAGGGCGTTTGTCGCTCATCCACATTCTGCTGGGGATGATCCCGGCGGTGGTGCTGGGGCTGGTGTTCCACGACACCATCAAGTCGCTGTTTAATCCGGTTAACGTGATGTACGCGTTGGTGGTCGGCGGTTTCCTGCTGATTGCCGCCGAATGCCTGAAGCCAAAACAGCCGCGCGCGGTAGGCGTGGACGACATGACCTATCGTCAGGCGTTTATGATTGGCTGCTTCCAGTGTCTGGCGCTGTGGCCGGGCTTTTCTCGCTCCGGCGCGACCATTTCCGGCGGCATGCTGATGGGCGTAAGCCGCTATGCGGCGTCGGAATTCTCATTCCTGCTGGCGGTGCCGATGATGATGGGTGCTACGGCATTGGATCTCTATAAGAGCTGGCACTTCCTGACGCTTGCCGACTTGCCGATGTTCGCGGTTGGTTTCGTAATGGCGTTTGTCGTCGCGTTAATTGCCATCAAAACCTTCCTGCAACTCATCAAACGCATCTCGTTTATCCCGTTCGCCATCTACCGCTTTATCGTCGCGGCAGCGGTGTACGTGGTCTTCTTCTGA
- the folB gene encoding bifunctional dihydroneopterin aldolase/7,8-dihydroneopterin epimerase has translation MDIVFIEQLSVITTIGVYDWEQTIEQKLVFDIEMGWDNRRAASSDDVKYCLSYADISEAVIEHVEGSRFALVERVAEEVAELLMTRFNSPWVRIKVSKPGAVARAANVGVIIERGQNLKQTI, from the coding sequence ATGGATATTGTATTTATAGAGCAACTTTCGGTAATCACCACTATCGGTGTTTACGACTGGGAACAGACTATCGAGCAGAAACTGGTGTTCGATATCGAAATGGGATGGGACAACCGGCGGGCGGCATCCAGCGACGACGTTAAGTATTGTCTGAGCTATGCCGATATTAGTGAAGCGGTGATTGAACATGTCGAAGGTAGCCGCTTTGCGCTGGTTGAACGCGTGGCGGAAGAGGTGGCCGAACTGCTCATGACGCGCTTTAACTCCCCATGGGTGCGTATCAAAGTGAGCAAACCCGGCGCGGTCGCCAGGGCGGCGAACGTGGGCGTTATCATCGAGCGTGGCCAAAATCTGAAACAAACTATTTAA
- a CDS encoding inorganic triphosphatase codes for MAQEIELKFLVDEAGVDALRQHLSSLKAEHSDAGKLLNIYYETEDNWLRRHDMGLRIRGAGDRYEMTLKVAGRTVGGLHQRPEYNINLDEPTLALEKLPAEVWPNGELPDGLAEEVQPLFSTDFLREKWVVSHGKSQIEIALDLGEVKAGDYQEPICELELELLSGETADVLTLAQQLNQTGLVRQGSLSKAARGYHLAQGNEERPLKPAEIMQIAPKSTIEQGLEAALEKALAHWQYHEELWVRGNRKAKDEVLAAIGQIRHTLMLFGGVVPRKASAPLRDLLTQAEAVLGGDISAHDAAFNVAVTQAKLAFTEWLVTRGWQPFLDAKAQTKISDSFKRFADTHLSRQAAELRTTFAYPLGDSYADQLPRLTRDITCVQLLAGYYNRAQADAWLANWLGLRHAILTRQHIEIEHFRNEALAVEPFWLHSGKR; via the coding sequence ATGGCACAAGAAATTGAATTAAAGTTCCTCGTTGATGAGGCAGGTGTTGATGCCCTGCGTCAGCATCTCTCCTCCCTGAAGGCCGAGCATTCGGACGCCGGGAAACTCCTCAATATTTACTACGAAACTGAAGATAACTGGCTGCGTCGTCACGACATGGGCCTGCGCATTCGCGGCGCGGGCGATCGCTATGAAATGACCCTGAAAGTGGCCGGTCGTACGGTGGGCGGGCTGCATCAGCGTCCGGAATACAATATCAATCTTGATGAACCGACACTCGCGCTGGAAAAGCTGCCTGCCGAAGTCTGGCCGAATGGCGAGCTGCCGGATGGGCTGGCGGAGGAGGTACAACCTCTATTCAGCACTGATTTCTTGCGTGAAAAGTGGGTGGTAAGCCACGGCAAGAGCCAGATTGAAATCGCGCTCGACCTGGGCGAAGTCAAAGCAGGTGATTATCAGGAACCGATTTGCGAGCTGGAACTGGAACTGCTTTCCGGCGAAACCGCCGATGTTCTGACGCTGGCGCAGCAGCTTAACCAGACAGGTCTTGTGCGTCAGGGCAGCCTGAGCAAGGCCGCGCGCGGCTATCATCTGGCGCAGGGCAACGAGGAACGTCCTCTCAAGCCTGCGGAAATCATGCAAATCGCGCCGAAATCGACCATCGAACAGGGGCTGGAAGCGGCGCTGGAAAAAGCGCTGGCGCACTGGCAATACCACGAAGAGCTGTGGGTTCGCGGTAATAGAAAAGCGAAAGACGAAGTGCTGGCGGCAATCGGCCAGATTCGCCACACGCTGATGCTGTTTGGTGGCGTGGTGCCGCGCAAAGCCAGCGCACCTCTGCGCGATTTACTGACCCAGGCAGAAGCGGTGCTGGGCGGCGATATTTCTGCCCATGATGCCGCCTTTAACGTGGCGGTGACGCAGGCTAAACTGGCCTTCACCGAGTGGCTGGTGACGCGCGGCTGGCAGCCTTTCCTCGATGCCAAAGCGCAGACCAAAATCAGCGACTCCTTTAAGCGTTTCGCCGATACCCATCTTTCGCGCCAGGCGGCAGAACTGCGCACCACTTTTGCGTATCCGCTGGGCGACAGCTATGCCGACCAGTTGCCACGTTTAACGCGCGATATCACCTGCGTACAGCTGCTGGCGGGTTATTACAATCGCGCTCAGGCCGACGCATGGCTGGCAAACTGGCTGGGATTACGTCACGCCATTTTGACCCGCCAGCACATCGAAATTGAACATTTCCGCAATGAAGCACTGGCGGTTGAGCCATTCTGGTTACACAGCGGAAAACGATAA
- the glnE gene encoding bifunctional [glutamate--ammonia ligase]-adenylyl-L-tyrosine phosphorylase/[glutamate--ammonia-ligase] adenylyltransferase has translation MTPLSSQLQQHWQTLVERLPETFPVATLTPQAQAVMTFSDFVQQSLTMYPEWLETLASQPPQADEWQHYRDWLQAALVDVTDEAGIMRELRLFRRRIMVRIAWAQSLSLISEVDTLQQLSVLAETLIVSARDWLYDACCREWGTPSNADGVAQPLLILGMGKLGGGELNFSSDIDLIFAWPEHGSTRGGRRELDNAQFFTRLGQRLIKVLDQPTQDGFVYRVDMRLRPFGDSGPLVLSFAALEDYYQEQGRDWERYAMVKARIMGDNDDVWSQELRAMLRPFVFRRYIDFSVIQSLRSMKGMIAREVRRRGLKDNIKLGAGGIREIEFIVQVFQLIRGGREPSLQQRSLLPTLAAIENLHLLSEHDADALREAYLFLRRLENLLQSINDEQTQTLPGDDLNRARLAWGMGVADWEALTVQLEELMACVRRIFDELIGDDESSPEEETLAEDWRELWQDTLQEEDNPPVLAHLSEDDRRQVVALIADFRKELDKRTIGPRGRQVLDSLMPHLLSEVCVRDDAPVPLMRITPLLIGIVTRTTYLELLSEYPGTLKHLIRLCAASPMVASQLARYPLLLDELLDPNTLYQPTATDAYRDELRQYLLRVPEEDEEQQLEALRQFKQAQLLHIAAADIAGTLPVMKVSDHLTWLAEAMIDAVVHQAWTQMVARYGQPTHLHDRHGRGFAVIGYGKLGGWELGYSSDLDLVFLHDCPADVMTDGDREIDGRQFYLRLAQRIMHLFSTRTSSGILYEVDARLRPSGAAGMLVTTAEAFADYQQNEAWTWEHQALVRARVVYGDPQLQQQFDAIRRQILTNVRDGDTLRTEVREMREKMRAHLGGKQRDRFDIKTDAGGITDIEFITQYLVLRYAHEKPKLTRWSDNVRILELLAQNDIMDEQEAQALTRAYTTLRDALHHLALQELPGNVGLERFTAEREQVEASWLKWLVTP, from the coding sequence ATGACCCCGCTTTCATCGCAGTTACAGCAGCACTGGCAAACGTTGGTTGAACGGCTGCCAGAGACCTTTCCGGTAGCGACGCTGACGCCGCAGGCGCAGGCCGTCATGACGTTCAGCGATTTCGTTCAGCAAAGCCTGACGATGTATCCCGAATGGCTGGAAACGCTCGCCAGCCAGCCGCCGCAGGCGGACGAATGGCAGCACTATCGCGACTGGCTACAGGCCGCGCTGGTAGACGTAACCGATGAAGCTGGGATCATGCGCGAACTGCGGTTGTTCCGCCGACGTATTATGGTACGCATCGCCTGGGCGCAGTCGCTGTCGCTGATTTCTGAGGTGGATACGCTGCAACAGCTAAGCGTGCTGGCCGAGACGCTGATCGTCAGCGCCCGTGACTGGCTCTATGACGCCTGTTGCCGGGAATGGGGCACGCCCAGCAACGCCGACGGCGTCGCGCAACCGCTGTTGATTCTTGGCATGGGCAAGCTGGGCGGCGGGGAGCTTAACTTCTCCTCGGATATCGACCTGATTTTTGCCTGGCCGGAGCATGGCTCCACGCGCGGCGGGCGTCGCGAACTCGACAACGCCCAGTTCTTTACCCGCCTCGGTCAGCGGCTGATTAAAGTGCTCGACCAGCCGACGCAGGATGGCTTTGTCTATCGCGTCGATATGCGCCTGCGTCCGTTTGGCGACAGTGGACCGCTGGTGCTGAGCTTCGCTGCGCTGGAAGATTATTACCAGGAGCAGGGGCGCGACTGGGAGCGCTACGCGATGGTAAAAGCGCGGATTATGGGCGACAACGATGACGTCTGGAGCCAGGAATTGCGCGCCATGCTGAGGCCATTTGTTTTCCGTCGCTATATCGACTTCAGCGTGATTCAGTCGCTGCGCAGCATGAAAGGGATGATTGCCCGTGAAGTGCGCCGCCGGGGGCTGAAAGATAACATCAAGCTCGGCGCGGGCGGCATCCGTGAAATCGAATTTATCGTTCAGGTGTTCCAGTTGATTCGCGGTGGGCGTGAACCGTCGTTACAGCAGCGATCACTGCTGCCGACGCTTGCGGCGATTGAAAACCTGCACCTGCTTTCAGAGCATGACGCAGACGCGCTGCGCGAGGCGTATCTCTTCCTGCGTCGCCTGGAAAACCTGCTGCAAAGCATCAACGATGAACAGACGCAAACCCTGCCGGGTGACGACCTTAACCGCGCGCGTCTGGCGTGGGGAATGGGCGTGGCCGACTGGGAGGCGCTCACCGTACAGCTTGAAGAGTTGATGGCGTGCGTGCGGCGTATTTTTGACGAGCTGATTGGCGATGATGAATCCTCGCCAGAAGAGGAAACGCTGGCTGAAGACTGGCGCGAACTCTGGCAGGACACGTTGCAGGAAGAGGACAATCCGCCGGTGCTGGCGCACCTCAGCGAAGACGATCGCCGCCAGGTGGTGGCGCTGATTGCTGATTTCCGCAAAGAGCTGGATAAACGCACCATTGGCCCGCGCGGGCGTCAGGTGCTGGATTCGCTGATGCCGCATCTGTTGAGCGAAGTGTGCGTGCGCGATGACGCGCCGGTGCCGCTGATGCGCATCACGCCGCTGCTGATTGGCATCGTCACGCGAACCACCTATCTGGAGCTGCTGAGCGAATATCCGGGTACGCTGAAACACCTTATCCGTTTGTGCGCGGCCTCGCCGATGGTCGCAAGCCAGCTGGCGCGTTATCCGTTGCTGCTGGATGAACTGCTCGACCCGAACACGCTTTATCAACCGACGGCCACCGACGCCTATCGCGACGAGCTGCGCCAGTATTTGCTGCGCGTGCCGGAAGAGGATGAAGAACAACAGCTTGAAGCATTACGCCAGTTTAAACAGGCGCAATTGCTGCACATCGCCGCAGCCGATATCGCCGGAACCTTGCCGGTGATGAAGGTGAGCGATCACCTGACCTGGCTTGCGGAAGCGATGATTGATGCCGTGGTGCATCAGGCATGGACACAAATGGTCGCCCGCTACGGGCAGCCGACGCATCTGCACGACCGTCATGGGCGCGGTTTTGCGGTAATTGGTTATGGCAAGTTGGGCGGCTGGGAGCTGGGCTACAGTTCCGACCTTGATCTGGTGTTCCTTCACGACTGCCCGGCAGATGTCATGACCGATGGCGACCGCGAAATCGATGGCCGCCAGTTCTATCTGCGTCTGGCGCAACGCATTATGCACCTGTTCAGCACGCGGACGTCCTCCGGCATCCTTTATGAAGTTGACGCGCGCCTGCGCCCGTCCGGTGCGGCGGGCATGCTGGTGACTACCGCTGAAGCCTTTGCTGATTACCAGCAAAATGAGGCGTGGACATGGGAACATCAGGCGCTGGTCCGCGCGCGCGTGGTCTATGGCGACCCGCAGCTTCAGCAGCAGTTTGACGCGATTCGTCGCCAGATCCTCACCAACGTCCGCGATGGCGACACCTTACGCACCGAAGTGCGCGAGATGCGTGAAAAAATGCGCGCCCATCTGGGTGGCAAGCAGCGCGATCGCTTCGATATCAAAACCGATGCCGGCGGGATCACCGACATTGAGTTCATTACGCAATATCTGGTGCTGCGCTACGCGCATGAAAAACCGAAGCTGACGCGGTGGTCTGATAATGTGCGCATCCTCGAACTGCTGGCGCAGAACGACATTATGGATGAGCAGGAAGCGCAAGCGCTGACCCGCGCCTACACCACGCTGCGCGATGCGTTGCATCATCTGGCGTTGCAGGAGTTGCCGGGGAACGTTGGGCTGGAGCGTTTTACCGCCGAACGCGAACAGGTAGAGGCGAGTTGGCTGAAGTGGCTGGTCACGCCGTGA
- the plsY gene encoding glycerol-3-phosphate 1-O-acyltransferase PlsY produces the protein MSAIAPGMILLAYLCGSISSAILVCRIAGLPDPRESGSGNPGATNVLRIGGKGAAVAVLIFDILKGMLPVWGAYALGLTPFWLGLVAIAACLGHIWPVFFGFHGGKGVATAFGAIAPIGLDLTGVMAGTWLLTILLSGYSSLGAIVSALVAPFYVWWFKPQYTFPVSMLSCLILLRHHDNIQRLWRRQETKIWARFKKKKEEEKK, from the coding sequence ATGAGTGCAATCGCGCCTGGAATGATCCTCCTCGCCTACCTTTGCGGCTCAATTTCCAGCGCCATTCTGGTCTGCCGCATCGCGGGTTTACCCGATCCTCGCGAGAGTGGTTCCGGGAATCCCGGGGCGACCAACGTTTTACGAATTGGCGGCAAGGGAGCAGCCGTAGCAGTTCTGATTTTCGACATCCTGAAAGGGATGTTGCCGGTCTGGGGCGCATATGCCCTCGGGCTTACTCCGTTTTGGCTGGGGCTGGTGGCGATTGCTGCCTGTCTTGGACACATCTGGCCGGTTTTCTTCGGTTTTCACGGTGGAAAAGGCGTCGCCACCGCATTTGGCGCGATTGCGCCGATTGGCCTCGATCTCACCGGCGTGATGGCGGGCACCTGGCTTTTGACCATCCTGCTGAGCGGCTATTCATCGCTGGGCGCCATTGTCAGCGCGCTGGTTGCGCCGTTTTACGTCTGGTGGTTTAAACCGCAATACACCTTCCCGGTGTCGATGCTGTCGTGCCTGATCTTACTGCGTCATCATGACAATATTCAGCGTCTGTGGCGTCGTCAGGAAACAAAAATCTGGGCGCGGTTTAAGAAGAAAAAAGAAGAAGAGAAAAAATAA
- the glgS gene encoding cell surface composition regulator GlgS: MPMDNSNIYSLNNFDFLAQSFARMHDQGQDVDLEAITGNMDEEHRVWFCRRYERYCQKQSVPELEH; encoded by the coding sequence ATGCCGATGGACAACAGCAATATTTATTCCCTGAATAATTTTGATTTTTTGGCCCAGAGCTTTGCCAGAATGCACGATCAGGGTCAGGACGTTGATTTAGAAGCAATTACTGGCAACATGGATGAAGAGCACCGCGTCTGGTTTTGCAGGCGTTATGAACGCTATTGCCAGAAACAGAGCGTGCCTGAGCTGGAACACTGA
- the hldE gene encoding bifunctional D-glycero-beta-D-manno-heptose-7-phosphate kinase/D-glycero-beta-D-manno-heptose 1-phosphate adenylyltransferase HldE: MKVTLPEYERAGVMVVGDVMLDRYWYGPTSRISPEAPVPVVKVETIEERPGGAANVAMNIASLGANSRLVGLTGIDDAARALNKALADVNVKCDFVSVATHPTITKLRVLSRNQQLIRLDFEEGFAGVDPQPLHDRIKSGLASVGALVLSDYAKGALESVQQMIKLAREAKVPVLIDPKGTDFERYRGATLLTPNLSEFEAVVGKCKSEAEIVERGMKLIADYELSALLVTRSEQGMTLLQPGKEPLHQPTQAQEVYDVTGAGDTVIGVLAATLAAGNSLEDACYFANAAAGVVVGKLGTSTVSPIELENAVRGRAETGFGVMSEEELKQAVAAARKRGEKVVMTNGVFDILHAGHVSYLANARKLGDRLIVAVNSDASTKRLKGESRPVNPLEQRMIVLGALESVDWVVSFEEDTPQRLIAGILPDRLVKGGDYKPEQIAGSEEVWANGGEVLVLNFEDGCSTTNIIKKIQKDANK; the protein is encoded by the coding sequence ATGAAAGTAACGCTGCCAGAATATGAGCGCGCAGGTGTGATGGTTGTGGGTGATGTGATGCTGGATCGCTACTGGTATGGCCCAACCAGCCGTATTTCTCCGGAAGCGCCGGTGCCGGTGGTGAAGGTTGAAACCATCGAAGAACGTCCTGGCGGTGCGGCGAACGTGGCGATGAATATCGCGTCCCTGGGAGCGAATTCTCGTCTGGTCGGCCTGACCGGCATTGACGACGCTGCGCGCGCATTGAACAAAGCGCTGGCGGATGTGAACGTCAAATGTGATTTCGTCTCCGTGGCGACGCACCCGACCATCACCAAGCTGCGCGTGCTGTCGCGCAACCAGCAGCTGATTCGTCTCGACTTCGAAGAAGGTTTTGCCGGGGTTGACCCGCAGCCGCTGCATGACCGCATTAAAAGCGGCCTGGCGAGCGTGGGTGCACTGGTGCTTTCCGACTACGCCAAAGGCGCGCTGGAAAGCGTACAGCAGATGATTAAGCTGGCGCGTGAAGCGAAAGTTCCGGTATTGATCGACCCGAAAGGCACGGATTTTGAACGTTATCGCGGTGCCACGCTGCTGACGCCAAACCTCTCTGAGTTTGAAGCGGTCGTGGGTAAATGCAAAAGCGAAGCGGAGATTGTTGAGCGCGGCATGAAGCTGATTGCTGATTACGAACTTTCCGCGCTGCTGGTGACCCGTTCCGAGCAGGGCATGACGCTGCTGCAGCCGGGCAAAGAGCCGCTGCATCAACCGACCCAGGCGCAGGAAGTGTATGACGTCACCGGTGCCGGTGATACGGTGATTGGCGTGCTGGCGGCAACGCTGGCGGCGGGTAATTCTCTGGAAGATGCCTGCTACTTCGCTAACGCGGCGGCAGGCGTCGTCGTGGGTAAACTGGGTACGTCAACCGTTTCGCCTATCGAGCTGGAAAACGCCGTACGCGGTCGTGCGGAAACCGGTTTTGGCGTGATGAGCGAAGAAGAGCTGAAGCAGGCGGTGGCTGCTGCGCGTAAACGCGGTGAGAAAGTGGTGATGACCAACGGTGTGTTCGACATTCTGCACGCAGGTCACGTCTCTTATCTGGCAAATGCACGCAAGCTCGGCGATCGCCTGATTGTTGCGGTGAACAGCGATGCCTCGACCAAACGTCTGAAGGGCGAATCCCGCCCGGTGAACCCGCTGGAACAGCGCATGATCGTGCTGGGCGCACTGGAATCCGTCGACTGGGTGGTCTCTTTTGAAGAAGATACCCCGCAGCGCCTGATCGCCGGGATCTTGCCGGATCGCCTGGTGAAAGGCGGCGACTATAAACCGGAACAGATTGCCGGTAGTGAAGAGGTGTGGGCCAACGGCGGTGAAGTGCTGGTGCTCAACTTCGAAGACGGTTGCTCGACCACTAATATCATCAAGAAGATTCAAAAAGACGCGAATAAATAA
- a CDS encoding TIGR04211 family SH3 domain-containing protein — translation MPKLRLIAVTLLALTASAVTHADEKRYVSDELNTWVRSGPGDNYRLVGSINAGEEVTLLQTNPGTQYGQVRDGNGRTAWIPLKELTETPSLRTRVPDLENQVKTLTDKLNNIDSTWNQRTAEMQTKVSQSDSVINSLKEENQKLKNELIVAQKKVSAANLQLDDKQRTIIMQWFMYGGGVLGAGLILGLVLPHLVPSRKRKDRWMN, via the coding sequence ATGCCAAAATTACGCCTAATCGCAGTCACTTTACTTGCACTTACCGCTTCCGCCGTCACCCATGCTGATGAGAAGCGTTATGTTTCTGATGAACTGAATACCTGGGTTCGTAGCGGCCCCGGCGATAACTATCGCCTGGTAGGCTCCATTAACGCCGGTGAAGAAGTCACCCTGCTGCAAACCAATCCCGGCACCCAGTACGGACAAGTTCGCGACGGCAATGGCCGTACCGCGTGGATCCCACTGAAAGAGCTGACGGAAACGCCGAGCCTGCGCACCCGCGTGCCGGACCTGGAAAACCAGGTGAAAACCCTGACCGACAAGCTGAATAATATCGATTCGACCTGGAATCAGCGCACCGCTGAAATGCAGACCAAAGTCTCCCAGAGCGACAGCGTGATCAACAGCCTGAAAGAAGAAAACCAGAAGCTGAAAAATGAGCTGATTGTGGCGCAGAAAAAAGTGAGCGCCGCCAACCTGCAGCTCGACGATAAACAGCGCACCATCATCATGCAGTGGTTTATGTACGGTGGCGGCGTGTTGGGCGCTGGCCTGATTCTTGGCCTGGTGCTGCCGCATCTGGTGCCTAGCCGTAAGCGTAAAGACCGCTGGATGAATTAG
- a CDS encoding multifunctional CCA addition/repair protein codes for MKSYLVGGAVRDGLLGLPVKDKDWVVVGATPQQMLDAGYQQVGRDFPVFLHPQSHEEYALARTERKSGSGYTGFTCYAAPDVTLEQDLLRRDLTVNALAQDDNGTIIDPYGGRADLQNRLLRHVSPAFGEDPLRVLRVARFAARYAHLSFRIADETLTLMRDMTAAGELEHLTPERVWKETEGALGTRNPQVFFQTLRDCGALKVLFPEIDALYGVPAPEKWHPEIDTGVHTLMTLTMAAMLSSEIDIRFATLCHDLGKGLTPKHLWPRHHGHGPAGVKLVEQLCMRLKVPNEMRDLAKLVAEFHDLIHTFPILQPKTIIKLFDSIDAWRKPQRVEQIALTSEADVRGRTHFEACDYPQGRLLREAWIVAKSVSNKEVIEAGFQGPAIREELTRRRIQAVANWKEKRCPQPKD; via the coding sequence GTGAAGAGTTATCTGGTCGGTGGTGCGGTAAGAGACGGTTTATTAGGCCTGCCGGTCAAAGATAAAGATTGGGTCGTGGTCGGCGCGACGCCACAGCAAATGCTCGACGCGGGCTACCAGCAGGTAGGCCGCGATTTTCCCGTGTTTTTGCATCCGCAAAGCCATGAAGAGTATGCGCTGGCACGTACCGAGCGTAAATCGGGTTCCGGGTATACGGGTTTTACCTGCTATGCCGCACCGGATGTGACGCTGGAGCAAGATTTACTGCGCCGCGATCTGACAGTAAACGCCCTCGCACAGGACGACAACGGCACGATTATCGACCCCTACGGCGGTCGTGCCGATTTGCAAAATCGTCTGTTACGCCATGTTTCCCCTGCCTTTGGCGAAGACCCGCTCCGCGTGCTGCGCGTGGCGCGTTTTGCCGCACGCTACGCCCATCTTAGCTTCCGCATTGCCGATGAAACCCTGACGCTGATGCGCGACATGACCGCCGCTGGCGAACTTGAACATTTGACGCCGGAACGCGTGTGGAAAGAGACGGAAGGTGCGCTCGGTACTCGTAACCCACAGGTCTTTTTCCAGACCTTACGCGACTGCGGCGCGCTGAAAGTGCTGTTCCCGGAAATCGACGCGCTGTACGGCGTGCCTGCGCCGGAAAAATGGCATCCGGAAATCGACACCGGCGTGCATACGCTGATGACGCTGACGATGGCGGCCATGCTGAGCTCTGAAATCGATATTCGTTTTGCCACCCTGTGCCACGATTTAGGCAAAGGCTTAACGCCAAAACATCTCTGGCCGCGCCATCATGGCCACGGCCCGGCAGGCGTCAAACTGGTGGAACAGCTTTGTATGCGTCTGAAAGTGCCTAATGAGATGCGCGATTTAGCAAAACTGGTGGCGGAGTTCCACGATCTCATTCACACCTTCCCGATTTTGCAGCCGAAAACCATCATCAAGCTGTTCGATTCAATCGATGCCTGGCGTAAGCCACAGCGCGTTGAACAAATCGCGCTGACCAGCGAAGCCGACGTGCGCGGACGTACGCATTTTGAAGCCTGCGACTACCCGCAAGGGCGCTTGCTGCGTGAAGCATGGATCGTGGCGAAAAGCGTGTCGAATAAAGAGGTGATAGAAGCCGGTTTTCAGGGGCCCGCGATCCGCGAAGAGTTGACGCGCCGTCGTATTCAGGCTGTCGCGAACTGGAAAGAAAAACGTTGCCCTCAGCCGAAAGACTGA
- the ubiK gene encoding ubiquinone biosynthesis accessory factor UbiK yields the protein MIDPKKIEQIARQVHESMPKGLRDFGDDVEKKVRQVLQSQLTRLDLVSREEFDVQTQVLLRTREKLALLEQRLSELESRAATPAEDKE from the coding sequence ATGATTGACCCGAAAAAAATTGAACAAATCGCACGCCAGGTCCATGAATCTATGCCGAAAGGCCTCCGTGATTTCGGGGATGATGTAGAGAAAAAAGTCCGTCAGGTCCTGCAGTCACAGCTGACTCGCCTGGATTTGGTGAGCCGTGAAGAGTTCGACGTACAGACGCAAGTGCTGCTGCGTACCCGTGAAAAACTGGCGCTTCTTGAGCAGCGTCTGAGCGAGCTCGAGAGCCGGGCGGCCACGCCAGCGGAAGATAAAGAGTAA